The following proteins come from a genomic window of Sorex araneus isolate mSorAra2 chromosome 1, mSorAra2.pri, whole genome shotgun sequence:
- the PROZ gene encoding vitamin K-dependent protein Z isoform X1, whose amino-acid sequence MPAQGSRQSYLSYASPPPWSPHCAGSRRWEHSRRRSPARVSSPPVLTGSPSVFLPAPTAHGVLGRWRRASSYLLEEVFEGNLEKECYEELCVYEEAREVFEHDEDTARFWKQYLGGSPCVSQPCLHGGSCQDHIRGYTCTCAAGFEGTHCAFAKNLCYPQRPDGCAHFCQPGPSSFSCSCAHGHRLAQDRRACEPHDKCACGVLSPQGCRTAPTGGQSTMAFPWQVRLRNTAGTAFCAGVVVDKSFVLTTASCALLHTNISVETRLQGARGEVVVRRRHVHPRYDQDSGENDLSLLELAQPLRCPEMGRPICTPEGDFAEHVLVPGTDGLLSGWTHDGSELGELPTLLPVTLLDSGECASTLNVTVTTRTYCERAGVGLCWGAGSAVVRQHLGTWFLSGLLSWASPDQPAVLLTKVSRYALWFRQVMG is encoded by the exons ATGCCTGCCCAGGGCTCCCGACAGTCCTACCTGAGctatgcctccccacccccctggagTCCTCACTGCGCTGGGTCCCGGAGGTGGGAGCACAGCAGGAGGCGGTCGCCAGCCCGAGTCAGCAGCCCCCCAGTGCTCACTGGCTCTCCCTCAGTCTTTCTTCCAGCACCCACGGCACACGGGGTCCTGGGTCGGTGGCGGCGGGCCAGCTCCTACCTGCTGGAGGAGGTCTTCGAGGGCAACCTGGAGAAAGAGTGCTATGAGGAGCTCTGCGTGTATGAGGAGGCCAGGGAGGTGTTCGAGCATGACGAGGACACG GCTCGGTTCTGGAAGCAGTACCTGG GTGGCTCCCCCTGTGTGTCCCAGCCCTGCCTCCATGGTGGCTCGTGCCAAGACCACATCCGAGGGTACACTTGCACCTGTGCCGCAGGCTTCGAGGGCACCCACTGCGCATTCG caaagAACCTGTGCTACCCCCAGAGGCCTGACGGCTGCGCACACTTCTGCCAGCCCGGCCCCAGCTCCTTCTCCTGCAGCTGCGCCCACGGCCACCGGCTGGCCCAGGACCGCCGGGCCTGTGAGCCACACG ACAAGTGTGCCTGCGGGGTCCTGAGTCCCCAAGGATGTAGGACGGCCCCCACTGGCGGGCAGAGCACCATGGCCTTCCCGTGGCAG GTGAGGCTCAGAAACACGGCGGGAACAGCTTTCTGTGCTGGCGTGGTGGTGGACAAGAGCTTTGTGCTAACCACGGCGAGCTGTGCACTCCTGCACACCAACATCAGCGTGGAGACAC GACTGCAGGGAGCGCGAGGGGAGGTGGTGGTGAGACGCAGGCATGTGCACCCGCGGTACGACCAGGACTCCGGGGAGAACGACCTCTCTCTGCTGGAGCTGGCACAGCCCCTCCGATGCCCGGAGATGGGGCGCCCCATTTGCACCCCCGAGGGGGACTTTGCAGAGCATGTGCTGGTCCCAGGAACAGATGGTCTCCTCAGCGGCTGGACCCACGATGGCTCGGAGCTTGGCGAGCTGCCCACACTGCTGCCGGTCACGCTCCTGGACAGCGGCGAGTGCGCCAGCACCCTCAACGTGACAGTCACCACCAGGACCTACTGCGAGAGGGCGGGCGTGGGCCTGTGCTGGGGGGCGGGCAGCGCAGTGGTCCGGCAGCACCTGGGCACCTGGTTCCTGTCGGGGCTCCTGAGCTGGGCATCCCCGGACCAGCCTGCGGTGCTTCTCACCAAGGTGTCCAGATACGCGCTGTGGTTCAGGCAGGTCATGGGGTGA
- the PROZ gene encoding vitamin K-dependent protein Z isoform X2 has protein sequence MAGCLLLLLILVLALGPCRALPSVFLPAPTAHGVLGRWRRASSYLLEEVFEGNLEKECYEELCVYEEAREVFEHDEDTARFWKQYLGGSPCVSQPCLHGGSCQDHIRGYTCTCAAGFEGTHCAFAKNLCYPQRPDGCAHFCQPGPSSFSCSCAHGHRLAQDRRACEPHDKCACGVLSPQGCRTAPTGGQSTMAFPWQVRLRNTAGTAFCAGVVVDKSFVLTTASCALLHTNISVETRLQGARGEVVVRRRHVHPRYDQDSGENDLSLLELAQPLRCPEMGRPICTPEGDFAEHVLVPGTDGLLSGWTHDGSELGELPTLLPVTLLDSGECASTLNVTVTTRTYCERAGVGLCWGAGSAVVRQHLGTWFLSGLLSWASPDQPAVLLTKVSRYALWFRQVMG, from the exons TCTTTCTTCCAGCACCCACGGCACACGGGGTCCTGGGTCGGTGGCGGCGGGCCAGCTCCTACCTGCTGGAGGAGGTCTTCGAGGGCAACCTGGAGAAAGAGTGCTATGAGGAGCTCTGCGTGTATGAGGAGGCCAGGGAGGTGTTCGAGCATGACGAGGACACG GCTCGGTTCTGGAAGCAGTACCTGG GTGGCTCCCCCTGTGTGTCCCAGCCCTGCCTCCATGGTGGCTCGTGCCAAGACCACATCCGAGGGTACACTTGCACCTGTGCCGCAGGCTTCGAGGGCACCCACTGCGCATTCG caaagAACCTGTGCTACCCCCAGAGGCCTGACGGCTGCGCACACTTCTGCCAGCCCGGCCCCAGCTCCTTCTCCTGCAGCTGCGCCCACGGCCACCGGCTGGCCCAGGACCGCCGGGCCTGTGAGCCACACG ACAAGTGTGCCTGCGGGGTCCTGAGTCCCCAAGGATGTAGGACGGCCCCCACTGGCGGGCAGAGCACCATGGCCTTCCCGTGGCAG GTGAGGCTCAGAAACACGGCGGGAACAGCTTTCTGTGCTGGCGTGGTGGTGGACAAGAGCTTTGTGCTAACCACGGCGAGCTGTGCACTCCTGCACACCAACATCAGCGTGGAGACAC GACTGCAGGGAGCGCGAGGGGAGGTGGTGGTGAGACGCAGGCATGTGCACCCGCGGTACGACCAGGACTCCGGGGAGAACGACCTCTCTCTGCTGGAGCTGGCACAGCCCCTCCGATGCCCGGAGATGGGGCGCCCCATTTGCACCCCCGAGGGGGACTTTGCAGAGCATGTGCTGGTCCCAGGAACAGATGGTCTCCTCAGCGGCTGGACCCACGATGGCTCGGAGCTTGGCGAGCTGCCCACACTGCTGCCGGTCACGCTCCTGGACAGCGGCGAGTGCGCCAGCACCCTCAACGTGACAGTCACCACCAGGACCTACTGCGAGAGGGCGGGCGTGGGCCTGTGCTGGGGGGCGGGCAGCGCAGTGGTCCGGCAGCACCTGGGCACCTGGTTCCTGTCGGGGCTCCTGAGCTGGGCATCCCCGGACCAGCCTGCGGTGCTTCTCACCAAGGTGTCCAGATACGCGCTGTGGTTCAGGCAGGTCATGGGGTGA
- the PCID2 gene encoding PCI domain-containing protein 2 isoform X2, producing the protein MYAVALDLRIFANSADQQLVRKGKSKTGDMLEKAAELLMSCFRVCASDTRAGIEDSKKWGMLFLVNQLFKIYFKINKLHLCKPLIRAIDSSNLKEDYSTAQRVTYRYYVGRKAMFDSDFKQAEEYLSFAFEHCHRSSQKNKRMILIYLLPVKMLLGHMPTMELLKKYHLLQFAEVTRAVSEGNLLLLHEALSRHEAFFIRCGIFLILEKLKIITYRNLFKKVYLLLRTHQLSLDAFLVALKFMQVEDVDIDEVQCILANLIYMGHIKGYISHQHQKLVVSKQNPFPPLSTVC; encoded by the exons ATGTACGCGGTGGCACTGGACCTGCGGATCTTCGCCAACAGC GCAGATCAGCAGCTGGTGAGGAAAGGCAAGAGCAAGACCGGGGACATGCTGGAGAAGGCGGCCGAGCTGCTGATGAGCTGCTTCCGCGTCTGCGCCAGCGACAC GCGAGCGGGCATCGAGGACTCCAAGAAGTGGGGGATGCTATTCCTGGTGAACCAGCTGTTCAAGATCTACTTCAAG ATCAACAAGCTGCACCTGTGTAAGCCCCTGATCCGAGCCATCGACAGCTCCAACCTGAAGGAGGACTACAGCACAGCACAGAGGGTGACGTACAGGTACTACGTGGGGCGCAAGGCCATGTTCGACAGCGACTTCAAGCAGG CTGAGGAGTACCTGTCCTTCGCCTTCGAGCACTGCCACCGCTCCAGCCAGAAGAACAAGAGGATGATCCTCATCTACCTGCTGCCAGTGAAGATGCTGCTG GGTCACATGCCCACCATGGAGCTGCTGAAGAAGTACCACCTCCTGCAGTTTGCCGAGGTCACGCGGGCCGTCAG CGAGGGGAacctgctgctgctgcacgaggCCCTGAGCCGGCACGAGGCCTTCTTCATCCGCTGCGGCATCTTCCTCATCCTCGAGAAGCTGAAGATCATCACCTACAGGAACCTTTTCAAGAAAGT GTACTTGTTGCTCAGAACACACCAGCTGTCCCTGGATGCTTTTCTCGTGGCCTTGAAGTTCATGCAGGTGGAGGATGTGGACATTGATGAAGTCCAGTGCATCCTGGCCAACCTGATATACATG GGGCACATCAAAGGCTACATCTCCCACCAGCATCAGAAGCTGGTGGTCAGCAAGCAGAACCCATTCCCGCCTCTGTCCACCGTGTGCTGA